Proteins from a genomic interval of Papaver somniferum cultivar HN1 chromosome 4, ASM357369v1, whole genome shotgun sequence:
- the LOC113276020 gene encoding BTB/POZ domain-containing protein At1g55760-like, translating to MKDSAAYRVKTMSRIAQWKIENISSNYAYMKSDPFKLGNWNWHISVEKNRMLFIKLHPEISNVTRDHPPIASFVIRVICYADNRTVLVHPEVTDKQLKKNDDFIWTIDSSFTGKFIVEVEFTDLKTTSPDGGELCSIWGEGFNKKQSDTKALAGLAQMLSENIHTDITINTSDGKLGAHRAVLAARSPVFRSMFSHNLKETELSSVDISDMSMETCQAFLNYIYGSIDDEEFLSNRLALLHAADKYDVSELKESCHDSLVQDINTENVLDRIQIANLYQLPILKGTCMRYLVKFGKIFDIRDEFTDFLICRDRELIADIFHEVLNSWKGF from the exons ATGAAAGATTCTGCTGCTTACAGAGTTAAAACCATGTCTCGTATTGCTCAATGGAAGATTGAAAACATTTCTTCTAATTATGCTTATATGAAATCAGATCCGTTCAAGCTTGGAAACTGGAATTG GCATATATCAGTGGAGAAGAATCGAATGCTGTTTATAAAACTACATCCGGAGATATCAAATGTAACAAGAGATCATCCTCCTATTGCTTCATTTGTTATCCGAGTCATTTGTTACGCCGACAATCGAACTGTTTTGGTTCATCCAG AGGTAACGGATAAACAACTGAAGAAAAACGACGATTTTATTTGGACAATTGATTCTTCATTTACAGGGAAGTTCATCGTTGAAGTTGAGTTTACTGATCTCAAGACAACTAGTCCAGAC GGAGGTGAACTATGTTCAATTTGGGGTGAAGGATTCAACAAGAAACAGTCCGATACAAAAGCTCTAGCCGGACTAGCACAAATGTTATCCGAAAACATTCACACTGATATCACAATCAATACTTCTGACGGAAAACTTGGTGCTCATCGTGCTGTTCTTGCTGCACGGTCACCTGTTTTTCGTAGTATGTTCTCACATAATTTAAAAGAGACTGAATTATCAAGCGTAGATATTTCAGATATGTCCATGGAAACTTGTCAAGCTTTCTTAAACTACATTTATGGAAGTATCGATGATGAGGAGTTCCTTAGTAATAGGCTTGCGCTTCTTCATGCTGCGGATAAGTACGATGTCTCTGAACTTAAAGAATCTTGTCATGATAGTCTTGTACAGGATATTAATACGGAGAATGTACTTGACCGAATACAAATTGCAAACCTGTATCAATTGCCGATACTGAAGGGTACTTGTATGAGGTATCTAGTGAAGTTCGGCAAAATATTTGACATCCGTGATGAATTCACCGATTTTCTTATATGTAGAGATAGGGAACTCATAGCTGATATTTTCCATGAAGTTCTCAATAGTTGGAAAGGTTTCTGA